The Molothrus aeneus isolate 106 chromosome 31, BPBGC_Maene_1.0, whole genome shotgun sequence genome includes a window with the following:
- the RHBG gene encoding ammonium transporter Rh type B codes for MSEHAAASRLWFSGLCFLLQVLLILLFAVWVRYSPEGSPGPCPPTLNCSHRSQDPNVLQPRFRDVHVQVLLSFGLLVAFLSRCGPGSAAIIILITAFSIQWAILIQGMLYFSLDGKISVGAQSLVRADFCTAAVLISTGALLGRVNPVQMLLLALLEVTLCTLNEFILLSLMGVSDTGGSLTVHTFGAYFGLMVSRLLYQPHKDKSKREEQQDKGHQTGAFAVVGTIYLWIFWPSSISTTTVHHNAENWAVLNSYFSLVASTVSTFILSPVLYEESTPRLVQIQDATLAAMAVMGMAGEMLLTPFGALIAGFLVGLISSLGFRFFTPVLHSKLKIQDTCGVHNTHGLPGVLGALLGTLLTLLATADTFGYRLELVFPLVAQGSRTVTDQALMQLGALPLTLLLATLGGCITGALLKMNVLRCCPAAQYKENPGLREVPEEGSDPSASGKEELGSSTLV; via the exons ATGTCTGAGCACGCAGCCGCCTCCAGGCTGTGGTTCTCGGGGCTGTGCTTCCTCCTGCAggtcctcctcatcctcctgttCGCGGTGTGGGTGCGGTACAGCCCCGAGGGCAGCCCCGGGCCGTGCCCCCCGACGCTGaactgcagccacaggagccaggACCCGAATGTGCTGCAGCCCC GCTTTCGGGATGTCCACGTCCAGGTGCTCCTCAGCTTTGGGCTGCTCGTGGCCTTCCTCAGCCGCTGTGggccgggcagcgctgccatcatcatcctcatcacaGCCTTCTCCATCCAGTGGGCGATTCTCATCCAGGGCATGCTTTACTTCTCCCTCGACGGCAAAATTTCCGTGGGAGCTCAGAG cctggtCAGAGCTGATTTCTGCACCGCAGCTGTTCTGATCTCCACTGGAGCTCTTCTGGGCAGGGTGAACCCTgtgcagatgctgctgctggccctgctggaagTCACCCTGTGCACCCTCAATGAATTCATCCTGCTCAGTCTCATGGGG GTGAGCGACACAGGAGGCTCCTTGACCGTGCACACCTTTGGTGCTTACTTTGGCCTGATGGTTTCACGGCTCCTGTACCAGCCCCACAAGGACAAGAGCaagagggaagagcagcaggataAGGGGCACCAGACGGGTGCCTTTGCTGTGGTTG GAACCATCTACCTGTGGATCTTCTGGCCCAGCTCCATCTCCACCACCACTGTCCACCACAACGCAGAGAACTGGGCAGTGCTCAACTCCTACTTTTCACTGGTGGCAAGCACCGTGTCCACCTTCATCCTCTCTCCTGTCCTCTACGAGGAGAGCACCCCAAGGCTG GTTCAGATCCAGGATGCCACCCTGGCTGCCATGGCCGTGATGGGCAtggctggggagatgctgctcaCCCCCTTTGGTGCCCTCATCGCAGGGTTTCTGGTTGgcctcatctcctcccttggCTTCAGATTCTTCACG CCCGTTCTACACTCCAAGCTGAAAATCCAGGACACCTGTGGGGTTCACAACACCCACGGGCTGCCCGGGGTGCTGGGGGCCCTGCTGGGGACGCTGCTGACGCTGCTGGCCACCGCAGACACTTTTGGTTACAG GCTGGAGCTGGTATTCCCACTGGTGGCCCAGGGCAGCCGGACAGTCACTGACCAAGCACTCATGCAGCTCGGTGCCCtgcccctcaccctgctgcttgCAACGCTCGGGGGCTGCATCACGG GAGCCCTCCTGAAAATGAACGTGCTGAGGTGCTGCCCGGCCGCGCAGTACAAGGAGAACCCCGGCTTGCGGGAG GTGCCTGAGGAAGGATCTGACCCCAGTGCAAGTggaaaggaggagctgggcagcagcaccttggtgtga